From Algoriphagus sp. NG3, the proteins below share one genomic window:
- the rfbC gene encoding dTDP-4-dehydrorhamnose 3,5-epimerase, with amino-acid sequence MLFNETSIKDMYVIDLEKKYDERGYFARTFCTHEFEAHSIKFSPIQSNMSFSKLKGTLRGLHYQVPTEEAKLVRCPQGKIFDVVIDMRTESESYLKISCNELASTTSRLLYVPPGCAHGFLTLENNTEVNYLVNALFNPAQERGIRYNDPAFTIPWPIEITTISEKDKSLPDYDAQKRI; translated from the coding sequence ATGCTATTTAATGAGACTAGCATCAAAGACATGTATGTAATTGATCTGGAAAAGAAATATGATGAAAGAGGGTATTTTGCCAGAACTTTTTGCACCCACGAATTTGAGGCTCATAGCATAAAGTTCTCCCCTATCCAGTCCAACATGTCCTTTAGCAAATTAAAAGGAACACTCAGAGGTTTGCATTACCAGGTACCAACAGAAGAAGCTAAATTAGTCAGATGCCCCCAAGGGAAAATTTTCGATGTTGTCATTGATATGAGAACTGAGTCAGAATCCTACTTGAAAATATCATGCAATGAACTAGCGAGCACAACAAGTCGGTTACTGTACGTTCCTCCCGGGTGTGCCCATGGTTTTCTAACGTTGGAAAACAATACTGAAGTCAATTATTTGGTCAATGCACTCTTCAATCCTGCACAGGAAAGAGGAATCCGGTACAATGATCCGGCTTTTACTATTCCATGGCCTATAGAGATAACCACAATTTCAGAAAAGGACAAATCACTTCCTGACTATGACGCACAAAAGAGAATCTGA
- the rfbC gene encoding dTDP-4-dehydrorhamnose 3,5-epimerase, with product MNLTQTKIPGCFEIQHKVRKDDRGKLVKTFHEKTFQELGLHKDFPEVYYSVSKKNVIRGLHFQVPSQHHIKVVLCLEGSILDAVVDLRVGSPTYGEHIIVELSPEKANMLYVPEGCAHGFYSLSEKSIFLNQTSTMYSAKHDMGIRWDSCGIDWPTKDPIVSKKDKNLIEFSSFNSPFSYQETL from the coding sequence ATGAATTTAACACAAACTAAGATCCCAGGATGCTTTGAAATCCAGCATAAGGTGCGAAAAGACGACCGGGGTAAGTTGGTCAAAACCTTTCATGAAAAAACTTTCCAGGAATTGGGACTTCATAAAGACTTTCCTGAAGTTTATTATTCCGTCTCAAAAAAGAACGTGATCAGGGGGTTGCACTTCCAAGTGCCGTCCCAGCATCATATCAAAGTCGTTCTTTGCTTGGAAGGGAGCATATTGGATGCCGTAGTAGATCTTCGGGTAGGTTCTCCGACATACGGGGAGCATATCATCGTTGAACTAAGCCCGGAAAAGGCCAACATGCTCTACGTCCCAGAGGGGTGTGCCCATGGATTTTATTCATTGTCGGAAAAATCAATCTTTTTAAATCAAACTTCCACCATGTACAGCGCAAAACACGATATGGGAATCAGATGGGACAGCTGCGGTATCGACTGGCCGACCAAAGACCCGATCGTTTCTAAAAAGGACAAAAACCTTATAGAATTCAGTTCATTTAACTCACCTTTTAGCTATCAGGAAACACTATGA
- a CDS encoding NAD(P)-dependent oxidoreductase, translated as MIIVDTSLKKREKEGKILKIGMIGSGEMAKGMINQIMHYTPGMTVSATFNRTPEKVVEVYKELKIDNYLLSDNLEEANLAISKGKSVITGDIDLFLSLGDVEVVVESTGAIAFGADTILKAFEKGKHVLSFNAELDSTLGPILYSKAKQAGVKYALGDGDQPGVTMNLYRYVKGMGFEPLVCGNIKGMLDYYRTPATQKAFADSWGMLPEMATNFADGTKVAFEQSCIANATGMRVSKRGMFGYESTDHVDNLTHLYDVDQLREMGGIVEYIVGAKPGPGVFVYAAAKDPYSVKYLKYGKLGEGPLYSFYQPYHLLFFDIASSISRLIDFDDPVIVPLGPSLVDVVATAKTDLFPGDSLDGIGGFKSYGLCENHPVVLKENLLTMGLSEGCKIKKAVAKDSVITYGDVEIPEGRLIDKLMLEQNNLNTSYSQIPNS; from the coding sequence ATGATAATCGTTGACACATCACTCAAAAAGAGGGAAAAAGAAGGGAAAATTCTCAAAATCGGGATGATAGGTTCTGGTGAGATGGCCAAGGGTATGATAAACCAAATTATGCATTACACCCCCGGCATGACTGTCTCAGCGACTTTTAATCGGACGCCAGAAAAGGTTGTAGAGGTGTATAAGGAATTAAAAATTGATAATTACCTTCTTAGCGACAACTTAGAAGAAGCCAATCTTGCAATTTCCAAAGGAAAATCTGTAATCACCGGTGATATAGATCTTTTTTTAAGTTTGGGGGATGTAGAGGTTGTTGTGGAATCCACAGGAGCAATTGCCTTTGGAGCAGACACCATTCTCAAAGCCTTTGAAAAGGGAAAGCACGTTTTATCTTTTAATGCCGAATTGGACTCTACGTTGGGTCCAATTTTATATAGCAAAGCAAAACAAGCTGGCGTGAAATACGCACTGGGGGATGGAGATCAGCCCGGGGTGACTATGAACCTCTACAGATATGTAAAGGGAATGGGATTTGAGCCCCTTGTCTGTGGAAATATCAAAGGGATGTTGGATTATTACCGTACTCCTGCCACCCAAAAAGCATTTGCGGATTCTTGGGGAATGCTGCCTGAGATGGCAACGAATTTTGCAGATGGTACTAAAGTGGCATTTGAACAATCCTGTATCGCAAATGCAACGGGAATGCGGGTATCAAAAAGAGGTATGTTTGGATATGAATCTACTGACCATGTGGATAATCTGACCCATTTATACGACGTGGATCAATTGAGAGAAATGGGCGGAATAGTGGAATATATTGTAGGAGCAAAACCAGGGCCTGGAGTATTTGTCTATGCAGCTGCAAAAGATCCATATTCTGTCAAGTATCTGAAATATGGAAAATTGGGAGAAGGACCATTGTACAGTTTTTATCAACCGTATCACCTCCTGTTTTTCGATATTGCAAGTTCTATTTCAAGGTTAATTGATTTTGACGATCCTGTGATCGTGCCCTTAGGCCCATCGCTTGTAGATGTGGTAGCTACTGCCAAAACAGATCTTTTTCCGGGTGACAGTCTAGATGGAATCGGTGGATTCAAATCATACGGACTCTGTGAAAACCATCCTGTTGTCCTTAAGGAAAATCTATTAACCATGGGATTGTCAGAAGGATGCAAAATAAAGAAAGCTGTTGCAAAGGATTCAGTCATTACATATGGTGATGTGGAAATACCTGAAGGGAGATTGATAGATAAATTGATGTTGGAACAGAACAATCTAAATACTTCTTATTCACAAATCCCAAATTCATGA
- a CDS encoding glycosyltransferase family A protein — protein sequence MKFTIGLPIIKTEYLQATLDGIQNQTFTDYEVVIKNNASTPEKKAEIKKVCSEWIGKENVKYFESNEQLSMTANFNSILEHAKGDYFTIMSDDDIMEPEYLQEFALLSSKYPDVKVFHCRVKRIDGNGSLLDFSENCPEWESQIDFIYQRMKSKRTLYLSDFLVDTQALKEIGGFPIESFGWGCDEITWCRLAYNGIGFTPKVLLKYRRFLGNFSMSKENLLKRFKDVELIDEIINNIITNNTAKKDCLYPQSYLQNLNAHKTQKQKDFVLEHFAKSSNYIGILLFFAQNKKELTYKGLFKAIILKTFFKNKFYNAV from the coding sequence ATGAAATTCACAATAGGATTGCCAATTATAAAAACTGAGTATTTACAAGCTACATTAGACGGAATACAAAATCAGACTTTTACTGATTATGAAGTTGTAATTAAAAACAATGCCAGTACTCCTGAAAAAAAAGCTGAGATTAAAAAAGTGTGTTCCGAATGGATCGGAAAGGAAAATGTTAAGTATTTTGAAAGCAACGAACAGCTAAGCATGACAGCAAATTTCAATTCAATATTGGAACATGCTAAAGGGGACTATTTCACTATTATGAGTGACGATGATATCATGGAACCGGAATATCTACAGGAATTTGCTCTGCTTAGTTCGAAGTATCCGGATGTAAAAGTATTTCATTGCAGAGTCAAAAGAATAGATGGCAATGGCTCTTTACTTGATTTTTCAGAGAATTGCCCTGAATGGGAGTCACAAATTGATTTTATCTATCAAAGGATGAAGAGTAAAAGAACGCTTTATCTATCGGATTTCTTAGTTGACACTCAAGCCTTAAAAGAAATAGGTGGCTTTCCAATAGAAAGCTTTGGCTGGGGATGTGATGAAATAACTTGGTGTCGATTGGCTTACAATGGTATAGGCTTTACTCCAAAAGTACTCTTGAAATACAGAAGGTTTCTCGGTAATTTTAGTATGTCAAAGGAAAATCTATTGAAACGCTTTAAAGATGTAGAGCTAATAGATGAAATAATAAATAATATAATCACGAACAATACAGCAAAAAAAGATTGTCTATATCCACAAAGCTATTTGCAGAACTTGAATGCACATAAAACCCAAAAGCAGAAAGACTTTGTTTTGGAACATTTCGCTAAATCCAGCAACTATATAGGAATTTTACTCTTTTTTGCACAAAATAAAAAAGAACTTACCTATAAAGGACTGTTTAAAGCGATAATATTAAAAACTTTCTTCAAAAATAAATTTTATAATGCAGTATAA
- a CDS encoding oligosaccharide flippase family protein, which translates to MIFKKLTQNKVVKNFSYLTLGSIVSQLLMLFTIIKITNVLSTDDYGVYSFIIAQGMLLITISELGSKPIIIRTIAREPTQSKDIVINGSKLRLITIIVIVLIYLIYNHFLGSLSLGQLWLLGTYTLVNSIFYLIEDIFLGHQKMYYPSLIKSGINLLYFLVVMLLPISLFSIDNLLLSYVFVSTIQTILYYYLLKKEKLLIGKRSNFIYSSKNLIIKSWPYLALMLLSLPMLHMANNLLDINSSKEEVGYFNLAKKLMGPVQLIITFSLTAIFPNISAMFIKDTEKFKMLISKGIHIFIGLTALFCFSFTLFSHDIVLLVFSDKYLPAIKVVQLQVWFLFLNGINHFIVIIFGAANREKQIYKLALVNLIISAPFLYYGSLYGALGISYGFIASFAIFEFYIWYQFKRKINLSISHEKITWLISIFLFSISYFMSNTPLYQKAILVIVFGGLYSRFLFKSFNSLTTYKVEK; encoded by the coding sequence GTGATTTTTAAAAAACTTACTCAAAATAAAGTAGTAAAAAACTTCTCTTATTTAACATTAGGCAGCATAGTATCTCAGTTACTTATGCTATTTACAATTATCAAGATAACAAACGTTCTTTCAACTGATGATTATGGAGTTTATTCATTTATTATAGCTCAAGGTATGCTGCTCATTACAATTAGTGAGCTTGGAAGTAAACCTATAATCATCAGAACAATTGCCAGGGAACCGACTCAGAGTAAAGATATTGTGATTAATGGATCAAAACTAAGACTGATTACAATAATCGTAATAGTACTGATATATTTAATTTACAATCATTTCTTAGGGAGCCTGTCATTAGGTCAGCTTTGGCTATTAGGAACATACACATTAGTAAATTCGATATTCTATTTGATTGAAGACATATTTTTAGGGCATCAGAAAATGTACTATCCTTCACTTATAAAATCAGGGATAAATTTATTATATTTTCTGGTTGTCATGCTACTGCCAATTTCGTTATTTTCAATAGACAACCTTCTGCTATCCTATGTTTTTGTAAGCACCATTCAAACAATTTTATACTATTATCTATTGAAAAAAGAAAAACTTCTAATAGGTAAAAGGAGCAACTTCATTTATTCCTCCAAAAACTTAATAATTAAGAGCTGGCCATATTTAGCGTTAATGCTTCTCTCGCTGCCTATGTTACATATGGCAAATAATTTACTAGATATAAATTCTTCTAAAGAAGAAGTTGGTTATTTCAATCTAGCTAAGAAATTAATGGGGCCAGTTCAACTGATAATAACATTTTCTTTGACTGCTATTTTTCCTAACATTTCAGCAATGTTCATTAAAGATACGGAGAAATTTAAAATGCTAATTTCCAAAGGAATACACATTTTTATAGGTTTAACTGCCCTATTCTGCTTTTCTTTTACGCTTTTTTCTCACGATATAGTTTTACTTGTTTTCTCAGACAAATATCTTCCGGCAATAAAAGTAGTTCAATTACAAGTATGGTTTTTATTTTTAAACGGTATAAATCATTTTATTGTAATCATATTTGGAGCTGCAAATCGTGAAAAACAAATTTACAAACTTGCCTTAGTCAATCTTATAATTTCAGCTCCATTTCTCTATTATGGAAGCTTATATGGAGCTTTAGGCATATCATATGGCTTTATTGCTTCATTTGCAATATTCGAGTTCTATATCTGGTACCAGTTTAAAAGGAAAATAAACCTATCGATATCACATGAAAAAATCACGTGGCTGATAAGTATATTCCTGTTTTCAATTTCGTATTTTATGAGTAACACTCCACTATATCAAAAAGCAATATTAGTTATTGTTTTTGGTGGATTATATTCCCGATTTTTATTTAAAAGTTTTAATTCATTAACAACATATAAGGTTGAAAAATAA